From Cellulomonas oligotrophica, a single genomic window includes:
- the rplL gene encoding 50S ribosomal protein L7/L12 — protein MAKLTTDELIDAFKDLTLIELSEFVKAFEETFEVTAAAPAAVAVAAPAGGGADAPVEEEKDSFDVVLEAAGDKKIQVIKEVRALTSLGLKEAKDLVDGAPKPVLEGVNKEAAEKAKAALEGAGATVTLK, from the coding sequence ATGGCGAAGCTCACCACCGACGAGCTCATCGACGCGTTCAAGGACCTCACGCTCATCGAGCTGTCCGAGTTCGTGAAGGCCTTCGAGGAGACCTTCGAGGTCACCGCCGCTGCTCCCGCCGCCGTCGCGGTCGCCGCCCCCGCCGGTGGCGGCGCGGACGCCCCCGTCGAGGAGGAGAAGGACTCGTTCGACGTCGTCCTCGAGGCCGCCGGCGACAAGAAGATCCAGGTCATCAAGGAGGTGCGCGCGCTCACGTCGCTCGGCCTCAAGGAGGCCAAGGACCTCGTGGACGGCGCTCCTAAGCCCGTGCTCGAGGGTGTCAACAAGGAGGCCGCGGAGAAGGCCAAGGCTGCCCTCGAGGGCGCCGGCGCCACCGTCACCCTCAAGTGA